The following proteins come from a genomic window of Paramisgurnus dabryanus chromosome 19, PD_genome_1.1, whole genome shotgun sequence:
- the LOC135771289 gene encoding LOW QUALITY PROTEIN: sodium-dependent neutral amino acid transporter B(0)AT1-like (The sequence of the model RefSeq protein was modified relative to this genomic sequence to represent the inferred CDS: substituted 1 base at 1 genomic stop codon): MRIKIPNPGVDDRIPSHAELEKIEEEEAEERPQWDNKTQYMLTCVGFCVGLGNVWRFPYLCQSHGGGAFMIPFLILLVLEGIPLLHLEFAIGQRLRKGSVGVWTAINPYLAGVGISSMLVSFLVGMYYNTIMAWVMWYFFNSLQDPLPWSQCPVNANRTGLESECTESSAVDYFWYRETLNSSASIKDSGGLQWWLVLCLLCAWTVLYVCCIRGIETTGKAVYITSTLPYVVLTIFLIRALTLKGSQNGIKFLFTPDWELXWICLPVKVNELMKPGTWLDAGAQVLFSFSLAFGGLISFSSYNPVHNNCERDAVTISVINGLTSVYSATVIYSIIGFRATEKYDDCLNRNILTLLNAFDLSEGNITERNYAQVLQDLNVTSPDLIQELNMKTCDMQTLLSEGVEGTGLAFIVFTEAITKMPFAPLWAVLFFIMLFCLGLSTMFGNMEGVVVPLQDLNILPKTWPKELFTGLTCLLSFTMALIFVQSSGNYWLALFDGFAGSIPLLVIALCEIIAVVYIYGIDR, translated from the exons ATGAGGATTAAGATTCCAAACCCGGGTGTTGATGACCGGATCCCATCTCACGCTGAACTGGAGAAGATCGAGGAAGAGGAGGCTGAAGAAAGACCTCAATGGGACAACAAAACTCAATACATGCTGACCTGTGTGGGCTTCTGCGTGGGTCTGGGGAACGTCTGGAGATTCCCGTATCTGTGTCAGAGCCACGGTGGAG GAGCGTTTATGATCCCATTCCTGATTCTTCTGGTCCTGGAGGGAATTCCACTGCTTCACCTGGAGTTTGCCATCGGACAGAGACTCAGGAAGGGAAGTGTTGGAGTCTGGACCGCCATCAATCCTTACTTAGCTGGAGTCG GTATCTCCTCCATGCTGGTGTCATTTCTGGTGGGGATGTATTATAACACCATCATGGCCTGGGTCATGTGGTACTTCTTCAACTCTCTTCAAGATCCGCTGCCATGGAGTCAATGTCCTGTGAATGCAAACCGAACCG GTCTGGAGTCAGAATGCACTGAGAGTTCAGCGGTGGATTATTTCTGGTACAGAGAGACTCTGAACAGCTCAGCGTCGATCAAGGACTCCGGTGGTCTGCAGTGGTGGCTGGTGTTGTGTTTGCTTTGTGCTTGGACAGTGCTGTACGTCTGCTGTATTCGAGGAATCGAAACTACGGGAAAG GCCGTGTACATCACCTCCACGTTACCTTACGTTGTCCTCACCATCTTTCTGATAAGAGCTTTGACTCTAAAAGGCTCTCAGAATGGAATCAAGTTCCTCTTTACTCCAGAT TGGGAGCTCTAATGGATCTGCTTACCTGTTAAGGTTAATGAGTTAATGAAACCAGGAACCTGGCTGGACGCTGGAGCTCAGGTGTTGTTCTCCTTCTCTCTGGCGTTTGGCGGTCTCATCTCGTTCTCTAGTTACAACCCTGTTCA TAATAACTGTGAGCGAGATGCCGTGACGATCTCCGTTATCAACGGCCTCACGTCTGTGTACTCCGCAACTGTTATTTACTCCATCATCGGCTTCAGGGCCACTGAGAAATATGACGACTGTCTTAACAG GAACATCCTGACGTTGCTGAATGCATTTGATCTTTCCGAGGGAAACATCACAGAGAGAAACTACGCTCAAGTTCTCCAGGATCTGAACGTCACATCACCAGACCTCATTCAGGAGCTCAACATGAAGACCTGTGACATGCAGACTCTTCTCAGTGAG GGAGTGGAGGGCACAGGTTTGGCCTTCATCGTCTTCACCGAGGCCATCACCAAGATGCCCTTCGCTCCTCTGTGGGCCGTCCTCTTCTTCATCATGCTCTTCTGTCTGGGTCTCTCCACAATGTTTGGCAACATGGAAGGTGTGGTGGTGCCGCTACAAGACCTGAACATTCTTCCTAAAACATGGCCGAAAGAACTGTTCACCG GTCTGACCTGTCTGCTGTCGTTCACGATGGCTCTGATATTCGTCCAGTCCTCCGGTAACTACTGGCTGGCTCTGTTTGATGGATTTGCCGGCTCGATTCCTCTTTTGGTGATCGCACTCTGTGAGATTATTGCTGTTGTTTACATCTATGGGATTGACAGGTAA
- the slc6a18 gene encoding inactive sodium-dependent neutral amino acid transporter B(0)AT3 produces MDTSSITDASKDTQERPKWDNKVQYLLTCIGFAVGLGNVWRFPYLCQIYGGGAFLIPYLIALVFEGLPLLYLELAIGQSLRMGSIGVWHSISPLLGGVGVASMILSFLVGLFYNTILAWVLWYFFHSFQDPLPWSQCPLNDNLTGYVEECVLSTPVNYFWYRKTLNITPDIEENGSLQWWLVICLASAWSIVYICFIRGIETIGKAVYVTATFPYLVLTIFLVRALTLPGATDGLIYLFTPDWEILMDPRVWLDAATQIFFSLSLAFGGLIAFSSYNPKKNDCERDALVVGCINSATSLYASIPIFAILGFKATSNYNNCLNSNILDLTNAFDIADKNITTENYDGWLTFLNASDPDKVSSLNLKECDLKSFMDQSASGTGLAFIVFTEAVIEMPGSQVWAVLFFIMLFSLGLSSMFGNLEGVLTPLLDLHMVPKWMPKELFTGLICVVCFIMALIFTLGSGNYWLEIFNSYVGSVPLLVIAFFELVGVVVFYGMNRFSDDIEFMTGRRPNIFWRVCWMGISPLMLVVVLVAYVIVQVQKHPTYPAWNPAYEKFPMLEEKPYSDWVFAICVLLSSVPVLSVPIVAIYRLFKGQTRSQSKPNLPTPYNNQAFTPDSHTEES; encoded by the exons ATGGACACATCCAGCATCACCGATGCCTCCAAAGACACTCAAGAGAGACCCAAATGGGACAATAAGGTTCAGTATTTACTGACCTGTATTGGATTTGCTGTGGGACTTGGGAACGTTTGGAGATTTCCGTACCTGTGCCAGATTTACGGAGGAG GTGCGTTCCTCATCCCATACCTGATCGCTCTGGTGTTCGAGGGTCTTCCTTTACTTTATCTGGAGTTGGCTATTGGACAAAGTCTGCGTATGGGCAGCATCGGTGTCTGGCACTCAATCTCTCCTCTGTTGGGTGGAGTGG GTGTGGCATCTATGATCCTCTCGTTCCTGGTGGGATTGTTTTATAACACTATTCTGGCCTGGGTTCTGTGGTATTTCTTCCACTCATTTCAGGATCCTCTTCCCTGGAGTCAGTGTCCTTTAAATGACAACCTCACAG GTTATGTGGAAGAATGTGTTCTTAGCACACCGGTGAATTACTTCTGGTACAGAAAGACACTGAACATCACACCAGACATCGAGGAGAACGGCTCGCTGCAGTGGTGGCTTGTCATCTGTTTGGCCTCTGCCTGGAGTATTGTATACATTTGCTTTATACGCGGCATTGAAACTATCGGCAAG GCCGTGTATGTGACCGCAACATTTCCATACCTGGTGTTGACCATCTTTCTGGTTCGAGCCCTCACTCTGCCAGGAGCTACAGATGGTCTGATATATCTCTTCACACCTGAC TGGGAGATTCTGATGGATCCTCGCGTGTGGTTGGACGCTGCCACTCAAATCTTCTTCTCGCTGTCTCTGGCCTTTGGAGGTCTCATCGCATTCTCCAGCTACAACCCCAAAAA GAACGACTGCGAGCGAGACGCTTTGGTTGTAGGATGTATTAACAGTGCAACATCTCTATACGCCTCCATTCCAATATTTGCCATCTTGGGCTTTAAGGCCACATCAAACTACAACAACTGTTTGAACAG TAACATCTTAGATCTGACAAACGCTTTTGACATCGCAGACAAAAACATCACGACTGAGAACTATGACGGCTGGCTAACGTTTCTGAACGCATCAGATCCTGATAAAGTGTCCAGTCTGAATCTGAAAGAGTGCGATCTCAAGAGCTTTATGGATCAG AGTGCTTCAGGGACCGGTCTGGCATTTATTGTGTTCACGGAGGCTGTGATTGAGATGCCCGGGTCACAGGTGTGGGCTGTGCTCTTCTTCATCATGCTCTTCAGTCTCGGCCTGTCCTCCATGTTCGGAAATCTGGAAGGCGTTCTGACACCCCTGCTGGACCTGCACATGGTACCAAAGTGGATGCCTAAAGAACTCTTTACAG GTCTGATCTGTGTGGTGTGTTTCATCATGGCACTGATCTTCACACTGGGCTCTGGAAACTACTGGCTGGAGATCTTCAACAGTTACGTTGGTTCTGTTCCACTCCTCGTCATTGCTTTTTTCGAGCTTGTTGGGGTCGTCGTTTTCTACGGCATGAATCG GTTTAGCGATGATATTGAATTCATGACGGGACGCAGACCAAACATCTTCTGGCGTGTGTGCTGGATGGGAATCAGTCCTCTCATGCTAGTGGTCGTTCTGGTGGCTTACGTCATCGTCCAGGTGCAGAAACACCCCACGTACCCCGCCTGGAACCCTGCATAT GAAAAGTTCCCAATGTTGGAGGAGAAGCCGTATTCTGATTGGGTGTTTGCCATCTGTGTGCTGCTGAGTTCTGTCCCGGTGCTGTCCGTACCTATTGTGGCCATTTACAGACTGTTTAAAGGACAAACACGCTCACAATCCAAACCCAACCTTCCAACCCCCTACAACAACCAAGCCTTCACACCTGACAGTCATACAGAAGAGTCCTGA